Proteins co-encoded in one Marinomonas sp. IMCC 4694 genomic window:
- the ribA gene encoding GTP cyclohydrolase II — MSNLAIKRRVMIPVRAGDVMAEFISFDGDDTGKEHIGIYFEGKKEKTDDYIPLVRLHSECLTGDVFGSGRCDCGEQLDEAIDLINEEGGYILYLRQEGRGIGLYAKLEAYALQDQGYDTYQANEMLHLPDDGRDFGVAADMLTALDVTRVRLLTNNPDKAQQLTDNSIDVVELVPTKVHVNQHNRLYLETKAKRKFHTLKFDPI, encoded by the coding sequence ATGAGCAATTTAGCAATAAAGCGTCGAGTGATGATCCCCGTCAGGGCGGGTGATGTGATGGCTGAGTTTATTTCCTTTGACGGCGACGATACCGGTAAAGAACACATCGGCATTTATTTTGAAGGTAAAAAAGAGAAAACCGACGATTACATTCCTTTAGTGCGCTTACACTCAGAGTGTTTAACCGGCGATGTATTTGGCTCTGGCCGTTGCGATTGTGGTGAACAGCTAGACGAAGCCATAGACCTTATTAACGAAGAGGGCGGTTATATTTTGTATTTGCGACAAGAGGGTCGCGGCATTGGCTTGTACGCCAAACTAGAAGCTTATGCGTTGCAAGACCAAGGGTACGACACGTATCAAGCAAACGAAATGCTCCACCTGCCCGACGATGGCCGAGACTTTGGCGTCGCAGCGGATATGCTCACAGCACTAGACGTGACGAGAGTGCGTCTACTTACCAACAACCCTGATAAAGCGCAGCAACTCACAGACAACAGCATTGACGTTGTCGAACTTGTGCCGACGAAAGTGCATGTTAATCAGCACAACCGCCTTTACCTGGAAACCAAAGCAAAACGCAAATTTCACACCTTGAAATTTGACCCGATTTAA
- a CDS encoding Lrp/AsnC family transcriptional regulator: MGFDKIDLRILQELQQDSSLTNQELADRVGLSASPCLRRVKALEESGVIDRKVTILKRSFLGLKLTAFIQISMDRHTPDRFSVFEEQVADFSEVTRCNLVTGQNCDYLLEVVVEDMEKYHDFLLGKLTRIPGVTGVQSSFLLRSVKESTAMPLKHLL, translated from the coding sequence ATGGGATTTGATAAGATTGATCTGAGGATTTTGCAGGAATTGCAGCAAGATTCTAGCTTAACGAATCAAGAGTTGGCCGATCGGGTGGGCTTATCGGCATCGCCATGTTTGCGACGTGTTAAGGCACTAGAAGAATCCGGGGTGATCGATCGCAAGGTCACGATCTTAAAACGTTCTTTTTTGGGTTTAAAGCTCACCGCATTTATCCAAATCAGCATGGATCGCCATACACCCGATCGATTTAGTGTTTTTGAAGAGCAGGTCGCTGATTTTTCAGAAGTAACTCGTTGTAATCTGGTTACCGGTCAAAACTGCGATTATTTGCTCGAAGTAGTGGTGGAAGACATGGAGAAATACCATGATTTTTTATTGGGCAAGCTAACGCGCATTCCTGGCGTAACGGGTGTTCAGTCGAGCTTTTTGCTGCGCAGTGTAAAAGAGAGTACCGCTATGCCATTGAAGCACTTACTCTAA
- the leuA gene encoding 2-isopropylmalate synthase, which yields MTSFDHTKYRPFKPVALANRTWPDNTITTAPIWSSVDLRDGNQALVEPMTVEQKKQFFALLVDVGFKEIEVGFPAASQLDFDFVRWLIEEEQVPDDVYIQVLTQARPELIARTYESLKGAKKAIVHVYNSTSTTQREQVFRLDMAGIKKIAVDGAICVKEHAEKHPETEWIFQYSPESFTGTEIDFAIEVVDAVTDVWQPTPDNKVIINLPATVEVSTPNRYADQIEYFCRNVQKRDSMFVSLHTHNDRGCGVAAAELGIMAGADRIEGTLLGNGERTGNMDVVTMAMNMYSQGIDPKLSLGDMDRIISVVQACTLLQVHPRHPYAGELVFTAFSGSHQDAIKKCLANQTDDKPWDVAYLPIDPRDVGRSYQEVIRVNSQSGKGGIAYTLEQEYGLALPRWLQVEFSPIVQQFAEKDGGVVDAKSMRDLFETHFMTGTLPFKLGKYDLTKDDVDTVNAQLVNAEGTVKITGNGNGALSAFSEALGEYFGMRVDIIQYQEHALTVGSDSQAIAYVQANINGDRYNGVAINNDIVSASMQALLATVNQKVSEQH from the coding sequence ATGACTTCTTTTGACCATACAAAATACCGCCCTTTTAAACCTGTTGCGTTAGCAAATCGAACCTGGCCTGATAACACCATTACGACGGCCCCTATTTGGTCTAGTGTTGATCTTCGCGATGGCAACCAAGCCCTTGTAGAACCTATGACGGTTGAACAAAAGAAGCAGTTTTTTGCCTTACTGGTTGACGTTGGCTTTAAGGAAATCGAAGTAGGTTTTCCGGCCGCCTCTCAATTGGATTTTGATTTCGTCCGTTGGTTAATTGAAGAAGAGCAAGTGCCAGACGACGTGTATATCCAAGTCTTAACCCAAGCGCGCCCTGAACTTATTGCTCGCACTTACGAGTCATTAAAAGGCGCTAAAAAAGCCATCGTACACGTTTACAACTCCACCTCGACCACTCAGCGCGAGCAAGTGTTTCGCTTGGACATGGCCGGCATCAAAAAAATTGCGGTCGATGGGGCCATATGCGTCAAAGAACACGCTGAAAAACACCCTGAAACAGAATGGATTTTCCAGTATTCACCAGAAAGTTTTACCGGCACAGAAATTGATTTCGCGATAGAAGTCGTCGATGCTGTCACTGACGTATGGCAGCCAACGCCAGACAACAAGGTGATTATTAACTTACCCGCCACGGTGGAAGTGTCTACCCCAAATCGTTACGCCGACCAAATCGAATACTTCTGTCGCAACGTGCAAAAGCGCGACAGTATGTTTGTCAGCTTGCACACTCATAACGATCGCGGCTGTGGCGTCGCGGCTGCGGAGCTTGGCATCATGGCCGGTGCAGATCGTATCGAAGGCACCTTACTTGGCAATGGCGAACGCACCGGAAACATGGACGTGGTCACCATGGCCATGAACATGTACAGCCAAGGCATTGATCCAAAATTAAGCTTAGGTGACATGGACCGCATCATCAGCGTGGTGCAAGCCTGTACCTTATTGCAAGTTCACCCACGTCATCCTTACGCAGGTGAACTGGTTTTCACGGCTTTTTCTGGCTCTCACCAAGACGCCATTAAGAAATGCTTGGCAAACCAGACAGACGACAAACCATGGGACGTGGCGTATTTGCCAATCGACCCACGTGATGTAGGTCGCAGCTACCAAGAAGTGATTCGTGTTAACAGCCAGTCCGGCAAAGGCGGCATTGCTTACACGCTTGAGCAAGAATACGGCTTGGCTTTGCCTCGCTGGTTACAAGTTGAGTTTAGCCCGATTGTGCAGCAGTTCGCTGAAAAAGACGGCGGCGTCGTAGATGCTAAATCCATGAGAGATTTGTTTGAAACTCACTTCATGACCGGAACCTTACCTTTTAAGTTGGGCAAATATGACCTAACAAAAGACGACGTAGACACAGTAAATGCTCAGTTAGTCAACGCAGAAGGTACTGTCAAAATTACGGGTAATGGCAATGGCGCTTTATCGGCATTCAGTGAAGCTTTAGGAGAGTATTTTGGTATGCGCGTTGATATTATTCAATATCAAGAACATGCATTGACGGTTGGTAGCGACTCTCAGGCTATTGCTTATGTTCAAGCTAACATTAATGGCGATCGCTATAACGGTGTTGCCATTAACAACGATATTGTATCGGCCTCTATGCAAGCACTGCTTGCAACCGTAAACCAAAAAGTATCAGAACAGCATTAA
- a CDS encoding DEAD/DEAH box helicase, translating to MSFADLDLDPTIEQAIHDLGFETATEIQEKAIPIALDGSDLLATAPTGTGKTIAFCAPAIQHILDRDEQSTTAPKVLILAPSRELARQIYNVVEQLTKHTRILSHLIIGGIPYGMQQQQLSENCDILVATPGRLVELDEKQWLDLTDVSYFVIDEADRMLDMGFVSAINHIAKELPSEHQTLMFSATLEGEKMGRFASALLNSETQQIRLGESSRTVPSQIRQIAYRVDSEEHKEAVLKHLLTQDRVQQAVLFVSNREHVDVWVQRIRNMGLMCDGLHGEMKQGDRSEHMKQMKRGRLQVLVATDVASRGIDLPEINTVINLRLPRKADSYIHRAGRASREGAPGDCVSLIDINDLPMIEKIQRFMQANIKFGRIEGLEAKTKARSPNAKKNKKKKPTDKKAIAAAVKAKKSAAKK from the coding sequence ATGTCATTTGCCGACCTAGATTTGGATCCAACCATTGAACAAGCCATTCACGATCTTGGCTTCGAAACCGCAACAGAAATACAAGAAAAAGCCATCCCCATTGCTTTAGACGGTTCAGACCTTCTCGCTACCGCCCCTACTGGCACAGGTAAAACCATCGCTTTTTGTGCGCCCGCGATTCAACACATTTTAGACCGCGACGAGCAATCAACCACGGCCCCAAAAGTGTTAATTTTGGCCCCTAGCCGAGAGCTTGCTAGACAAATTTACAACGTGGTTGAGCAACTAACCAAACACACGCGCATTCTTTCTCACCTTATTATTGGCGGCATACCCTATGGCATGCAGCAGCAGCAACTGAGCGAAAACTGCGACATTTTAGTGGCGACACCAGGACGTTTGGTCGAGTTGGACGAAAAACAATGGCTAGACTTAACCGACGTGTCTTACTTCGTTATCGACGAAGCGGATCGCATGTTAGACATGGGTTTTGTGAGCGCCATTAACCACATTGCAAAAGAACTGCCATCAGAACACCAAACCCTGATGTTTTCTGCCACACTAGAAGGCGAAAAAATGGGCCGCTTTGCCAGCGCCTTATTGAACAGCGAAACACAGCAAATTCGTTTGGGTGAATCGTCTCGTACTGTGCCAAGTCAAATTCGTCAAATCGCCTACCGCGTCGACAGCGAAGAACACAAAGAAGCGGTGCTCAAGCATTTGTTAACGCAAGACCGCGTTCAACAGGCGGTTCTGTTCGTATCAAACCGTGAGCATGTCGATGTTTGGGTGCAACGCATTCGTAACATGGGCTTAATGTGCGATGGCTTACATGGCGAAATGAAACAAGGCGACCGCAGCGAACACATGAAACAAATGAAACGTGGTCGCTTGCAAGTACTGGTCGCCACCGACGTGGCATCTCGCGGTATCGACCTTCCAGAAATCAACACCGTGATCAACCTGCGCTTACCTCGCAAAGCGGACTCCTACATCCACCGTGCCGGACGCGCTTCCCGTGAAGGCGCACCAGGCGACTGCGTATCTTTGATCGACATTAATGACTTACCGATGATCGAAAAAATTCAGCGTTTCATGCAAGCCAACATCAAATTCGGTCGTATCGAAGGGCTAGAAGCCAAAACCAAAGCCCGCTCGCCAAACGCCAAGAAAAACAAAAAGAAAAAACCAACGGACAAAAAAGCCATCGCAGCGGCCGTAAAAGCCAAAAAATCCGCAGCCAAAAAATAG